A part of Pararhizobium sp. A13 genomic DNA contains:
- a CDS encoding ROK family transcriptional regulator, giving the protein MTPQADSGTALPMPDVLDPGGGANLTRVRAYNERLVMSLVRRHGSLSKADIARRSGLSAQTVSVIMRALEKDDLLMRGDPVRGRVGQPSIPMRLNPDAVYSYGVKIGRRSCDLVLMDFVGNIRLQLHQIHAYPMPDEILTFIVEGIPKLEKVLTDEQRGRIAGVGIATPFQLWSWAEETGAPKEAMDSWRGFDLRSEVAARTRHPVLMQNDATSACGAELIFGVGASYPDFIYFYIGSFIGGGIVLNSSLFSGRTGTAGAVGPLQVSDKNGKPQQLLKIASIFVLENLLRERGIDPKPLWYSADEWIDFGEPLETWIQLTAAALAQAIVSSASIIDFSAAVIDGGFPGWVRERIVAAIRKAAGELDLEGVVMPEIIEGAVGAQARAIGGASLPLFSRYLIDTNVLFKETA; this is encoded by the coding sequence ATGACACCACAAGCCGATTCCGGCACTGCCCTGCCGATGCCGGACGTACTGGATCCCGGCGGCGGCGCGAACCTCACACGTGTGCGCGCCTATAACGAGCGGCTGGTCATGTCGCTGGTGCGCCGTCACGGCAGCCTCTCGAAGGCCGATATCGCCCGGCGCTCCGGCCTCTCCGCGCAGACGGTCTCCGTCATCATGCGGGCGCTTGAAAAGGACGATCTGCTGATGCGCGGCGATCCGGTGCGCGGCCGCGTCGGCCAGCCCTCCATTCCGATGCGGCTCAATCCGGATGCGGTCTACTCCTATGGGGTCAAGATCGGCCGGCGCAGCTGCGACCTCGTGCTGATGGATTTCGTCGGCAATATCCGCCTGCAATTGCACCAGATCCACGCCTATCCGATGCCTGACGAGATCCTGACCTTCATCGTCGAAGGCATACCGAAGCTCGAAAAGGTGCTGACGGACGAGCAGCGCGGGCGCATCGCCGGTGTCGGTATCGCGACCCCCTTCCAGCTGTGGAGCTGGGCCGAGGAGACCGGCGCGCCGAAGGAGGCGATGGACAGCTGGCGCGGTTTCGATCTGCGCAGTGAAGTGGCTGCGCGCACGCGTCATCCGGTGCTGATGCAGAACGATGCCACGAGCGCCTGCGGTGCCGAGCTCATATTCGGGGTCGGCGCCTCCTATCCGGACTTCATCTACTTCTACATCGGCTCCTTCATCGGCGGCGGCATCGTCCTGAATTCCTCGCTATTTTCCGGCCGCACGGGGACCGCCGGCGCAGTCGGCCCGTTGCAGGTTTCCGACAAGAACGGCAAGCCGCAGCAGCTTCTGAAAATCGCTTCGATCTTCGTGCTTGAAAATCTGCTGCGCGAAAGGGGCATCGATCCGAAACCGCTCTGGTACTCTGCCGATGAATGGATCGACTTCGGCGAGCCGCTCGAGACCTGGATACAGCTCACCGCAGCAGCGCTCGCCCAGGCGATCGTCTCTTCCGCTTCGATCATCGATTTCAGCGCGGCCGTCATCGACGGCGGTTTTCCCGGCTGGGTCCGCGAACGCATCGTTGCCGCCATCCGCAAGGCCGCCGGCGAACTTGATCTCGAAGGCGTCGTCATGCCAGAAATCATCGAAGGTGCCGTCGGCGCCCAGGCCCGCGCCATCGGCGGCGCCAGCCTGCCGCTTTTCTCCCGCTATCTCATCGATACGAACGTACTTTTCAAGGAAACAGCCTGA
- a CDS encoding ATP-binding cassette domain-containing protein: MAQEPILTARGIVKRYGRVTALDHADFDLYKGEILAVIGDNGAGKSSMIKAISGAIHPDEGEIRLDGEVVNFRSPIEARKAGIETVYQNLALSPALSIADNMFLGREIRKSGPLGNIFRMLDHAAMEKIARDKLSELGLMTIQNINQAVETLSGGQRQGVAVARAAAFGSKLIILDEPTAALGVKESRRVLELILDVRARGLPIVLISHNMPHVFEVADRIHIHRLGKRLCVINPKEYTMSDAVAFMTGAKEPPREALAA; the protein is encoded by the coding sequence ATGGCTCAGGAACCCATTCTCACGGCGCGTGGCATCGTCAAGCGCTACGGCCGCGTCACCGCACTCGATCATGCCGATTTCGATCTCTACAAGGGCGAAATCCTTGCCGTGATCGGCGACAACGGCGCCGGAAAGTCCTCGATGATCAAGGCGATTTCCGGCGCGATCCATCCGGACGAAGGTGAAATCCGCCTGGACGGCGAGGTCGTGAACTTCCGTTCGCCGATCGAGGCGCGCAAGGCGGGCATCGAGACGGTTTACCAGAACCTTGCTTTGTCTCCCGCGCTGTCGATCGCCGACAACATGTTCCTTGGCCGGGAAATTCGCAAATCCGGGCCGCTCGGCAATATTTTCCGCATGCTCGATCATGCGGCGATGGAAAAGATCGCTCGGGACAAATTGTCGGAACTCGGTCTAATGACGATCCAGAACATCAATCAGGCGGTGGAGACGCTGTCCGGCGGCCAGCGCCAGGGTGTGGCCGTGGCTCGCGCCGCGGCCTTCGGCTCCAAGCTCATCATTCTCGATGAGCCGACGGCAGCGCTCGGGGTGAAGGAAAGCCGTCGGGTTCTGGAACTGATCCTCGATGTGCGCGCGCGCGGCCTGCCGATCGTGCTCATCTCGCATAACATGCCGCATGTGTTCGAGGTGGCCGACCGCATCCACATCCACCGGCTTGGCAAACGCCTCTGCGTCATCAATCCGAAGGAATACACCATGTCGGATGCCGTGGCCTTCATGACCGGCGCGAAGGAGCCGCCACGCGAGGCGCTCGCCGCATGA
- a CDS encoding ABC transporter permease, which translates to MSEPTVASQPSQEFEKVLSGSSKQVASFDTHDKTPLQKAQHFLHKRPAAVPLIVLVLSLIVFGSVLGSKFFSAFSLTLILQQVAITGIVGAAQTLVILTAGIDLSVGAIMVLSSVVMGQFTFRYGFPPEIAVICGIAVGGLCGAVNGWLVSRVKLPPFIVTLGMWQIVLASNFLYSANETIRSQDISTSAPLLQFFGSNIRIGNAVFTYGVVTMVLLVGILWYVLNKTAWGRHVYAVGDDPDAAELSGVNVKKMLMSVYVLSGLICALAGWTLIGRIGSVSPTAGQFANIESITAVVIGGISLFGGRGSIMGMLFGALIVGVFQLGLRLIGTDPQWTYLLIGVLIIAAVAIDQWIRKVAG; encoded by the coding sequence ATGAGCGAACCGACAGTAGCCTCGCAGCCATCACAGGAATTCGAAAAGGTCCTGAGTGGCAGCTCGAAGCAGGTTGCTTCCTTTGATACGCATGACAAGACACCCTTGCAGAAGGCCCAGCACTTTCTGCACAAGAGGCCGGCGGCGGTGCCGCTGATCGTGCTGGTCCTTTCGCTGATCGTCTTCGGATCGGTTCTCGGCTCGAAGTTCTTCTCGGCCTTTTCCCTGACGCTGATCCTGCAGCAGGTGGCAATCACCGGCATCGTCGGCGCCGCGCAAACCCTGGTCATCCTGACGGCAGGCATCGACCTGTCGGTCGGCGCGATCATGGTGCTTTCGTCCGTGGTGATGGGGCAATTTACTTTCCGCTACGGCTTTCCGCCGGAAATAGCGGTGATCTGCGGCATTGCCGTCGGTGGGCTCTGTGGTGCCGTCAATGGCTGGCTGGTGTCGCGCGTGAAGCTGCCGCCCTTCATCGTCACGCTCGGCATGTGGCAGATCGTGCTGGCGTCGAACTTCCTTTATTCCGCTAACGAAACGATCCGCTCCCAGGACATCAGCACCAGCGCGCCGCTCCTTCAGTTCTTCGGCAGCAATATCCGGATCGGCAATGCCGTGTTTACCTACGGCGTGGTCACCATGGTGCTGCTCGTCGGCATCCTGTGGTATGTGCTGAACAAAACCGCATGGGGCAGGCACGTCTACGCGGTCGGTGACGATCCGGACGCCGCAGAACTTTCAGGCGTCAATGTGAAGAAGATGCTGATGTCGGTCTATGTCCTGTCGGGCTTGATCTGCGCGCTTGCCGGGTGGACCCTGATCGGCCGTATCGGCTCGGTTTCGCCGACGGCGGGCCAGTTCGCCAACATCGAATCGATCACCGCGGTGGTGATCGGCGGCATCTCGCTCTTCGGCGGCCGCGGTTCGATCATGGGCATGCTGTTCGGGGCGCTGATCGTCGGCGTCTTCCAGCTCGGCCTGCGCTTGATCGGCACGGACCCGCAATGGACCTATCTCTTGATCGGTGTGCTCATCATCGCCGCCGTTGCAATCGACCAGTGGATCAGAAAGGTGGCAGGCTGA
- a CDS encoding sugar ABC transporter substrate-binding protein → MKTTIVSAALGALALGVVFAAPAQAADVSACLITKTDTNPFFVKMKEGATAKAAELGVELKSYAGKIDGDSESQVAAIETCIADGAKGILLTASDTKGIVPAVQKARDAGVLVIALDTPLEPADSADATFATDNLLAGKLIGQWAAATLGDKAKDAKVAFLDLTPSQPTVDVLRDQGFMIGFGIDPKDANKIGDEDDARIVGHDVTNGNEEGGRTAMENLLQKDPSINVVHTINEPAAAGAYEALKAVGKEKDVLIVSVDGGCPGVKNVIDGVIGATSQQYPLLMASLGIEAIKKFADTGEKPKPTEGKDFFDTGVSLVTDKPAAGVESIDTKAGTDKCWG, encoded by the coding sequence ATGAAGACGACTATTGTTTCCGCCGCTCTCGGCGCGCTTGCGCTCGGCGTTGTTTTTGCTGCACCTGCCCAGGCCGCCGACGTTTCGGCCTGCCTCATCACCAAGACCGACACCAATCCCTTCTTCGTCAAGATGAAGGAAGGCGCGACCGCCAAGGCGGCCGAACTCGGCGTCGAGCTAAAATCCTATGCCGGCAAGATCGACGGCGACAGCGAAAGCCAGGTCGCGGCGATCGAAACCTGCATTGCCGACGGTGCCAAGGGCATTCTGTTGACGGCTTCCGACACCAAGGGCATCGTGCCGGCCGTGCAGAAGGCGCGCGACGCCGGTGTTCTCGTGATCGCGCTGGACACGCCGCTTGAACCGGCCGATTCCGCCGATGCAACCTTCGCAACCGACAATCTGCTCGCCGGCAAGCTGATCGGCCAGTGGGCCGCTGCAACCCTCGGCGACAAGGCCAAGGACGCCAAGGTGGCTTTTCTCGACCTGACGCCGTCCCAGCCGACCGTCGACGTCCTGCGTGACCAGGGCTTCATGATCGGCTTCGGCATCGACCCGAAGGATGCCAACAAGATCGGCGACGAAGACGATGCGCGCATTGTCGGTCACGACGTCACCAACGGCAATGAGGAAGGCGGCCGCACCGCCATGGAAAACCTTCTGCAGAAGGATCCGTCCATCAATGTCGTTCACACGATCAACGAGCCAGCCGCAGCCGGCGCCTATGAAGCACTGAAGGCGGTCGGCAAGGAAAAGGACGTTCTGATCGTGTCGGTCGACGGCGGTTGCCCGGGCGTCAAGAACGTCATCGATGGCGTCATCGGCGCCACCTCGCAGCAGTATCCGCTGCTGATGGCCTCGCTCGGCATCGAAGCGATCAAGAAATTCGCCGACACCGGTGAAAAGCCGAAGCCGACCGAAGGCAAGGACTTTTTCGACACGGGTGTGTCGCTCGTGACCGACAAGCCCGCCGCTGGCGTTGAATCGATCGACACCAAGGCCGGCACGGACAAGTGCTGGGGCTGA